Proteins encoded by one window of Actinocorallia herbida:
- a CDS encoding galactose oxidase early set domain-containing protein: MRYAYSRTSAVLAASAVGATALLAGAVPAANAAPSPKVQNPGLEQVAGGLPKCWEKYSTGSSTGTFASVAGGNKSAKAATVEVTAYRSGAKALLQAPNCAIKVNPGKKYDLQLAYKTTSEKTALTVFRQKKNGAWVKWHTFPQLPSAKGFRLSVGRTPAVPAGTKAIRFGQAIQSTGTLTTDNYQISLAKGTAKCAGSECTKGHWVVQDFGGAGVKSVHTVLLYNGKVLMIAGSGNNINEFKNPKTKLYDPKTNKLTDIPTPYDMFCAGHVQLPDGRVLVMGGTDEYSDYNVTPDTGWIGSRKSYLFNPKTNRYEAVNLMADGHWYPSATLLANGDVYSVGGYADERQNDADQGNLISLVAERYSWSKKRWLKEDEVEQPYIDWATYPALHLNTTKADLFYSGSYVFGPAQYPDGTLRGPGFLDPDTGAWGPLAGNGGLRMPRARDQSAAVLLPPAQNQRYMVIGGKDFANADSAIRLTDVIDLRKAKPRYAAGPDLPHGTIYYGDGTDAPGRKQTGAQGKTYVSAVILPDGKVLETGGSELTRSNHVHETSILDPVPSVSKMKWKSVAADPVSRSYHASALLLPDGRVLAVGSNPWDNSFDTRISIYSPPYLYKGGDAPKITSYQKGLTTGAKTTVSSSSPITKAALIRPMAVTHSSDPNQRSVDLPVKALGGGKYRLTIDKRKTIVPPGWYMLFVQTKSGKPSEARWVHIK; this comes from the coding sequence ATGCGGTACGCATATTCCCGTACCTCCGCGGTCCTCGCGGCCTCCGCGGTCGGCGCGACGGCGCTGCTCGCGGGCGCGGTGCCCGCGGCGAACGCCGCGCCGTCCCCCAAGGTGCAGAACCCCGGCCTCGAACAGGTCGCGGGCGGCCTGCCCAAGTGCTGGGAGAAGTACTCCACGGGAAGCAGCACGGGCACCTTCGCCTCGGTGGCGGGCGGCAACAAGAGCGCCAAGGCCGCGACGGTGGAGGTCACCGCCTACCGCAGCGGCGCCAAGGCGCTGCTCCAGGCACCGAACTGCGCGATCAAGGTCAATCCCGGCAAGAAGTACGACCTCCAGCTCGCCTACAAGACGACGTCGGAGAAGACCGCCCTGACCGTCTTCCGGCAGAAGAAGAACGGCGCCTGGGTGAAGTGGCACACCTTCCCCCAGCTGCCTTCCGCGAAGGGCTTCCGCCTGTCCGTCGGCCGCACCCCCGCGGTTCCGGCGGGCACCAAGGCGATCAGGTTCGGTCAGGCGATCCAGAGCACCGGCACGCTGACGACCGACAACTACCAGATCTCGCTCGCCAAGGGCACCGCGAAGTGCGCCGGCTCGGAGTGCACCAAGGGCCACTGGGTCGTCCAGGACTTCGGCGGCGCCGGAGTCAAGTCGGTCCACACGGTCCTGCTGTACAACGGCAAGGTCCTCATGATCGCCGGGTCGGGCAACAACATCAACGAGTTCAAGAACCCGAAGACCAAGCTCTACGACCCGAAGACGAACAAGCTCACCGACATCCCGACGCCGTACGACATGTTCTGCGCGGGCCACGTGCAGCTCCCCGACGGACGCGTCCTGGTCATGGGCGGCACCGACGAGTACTCCGACTACAACGTCACGCCCGACACCGGGTGGATCGGATCGCGGAAGTCGTACCTGTTCAACCCGAAGACCAACCGGTACGAGGCGGTCAACCTCATGGCCGACGGGCACTGGTACCCGTCGGCGACGCTCCTGGCCAACGGCGACGTGTACTCCGTCGGAGGCTACGCCGACGAGCGGCAGAACGACGCGGACCAGGGCAACCTCATCTCGCTCGTCGCCGAACGCTACTCGTGGTCCAAGAAGCGGTGGCTCAAGGAAGACGAGGTCGAGCAGCCGTACATCGACTGGGCCACCTACCCGGCGCTGCACCTCAACACCACCAAGGCCGATCTGTTCTACAGCGGCAGCTATGTCTTCGGCCCGGCGCAGTACCCGGACGGGACGCTGCGCGGGCCCGGCTTCCTGGACCCCGACACCGGCGCGTGGGGTCCGCTGGCGGGCAACGGCGGGCTGCGCATGCCCAGGGCCCGCGACCAGTCGGCCGCGGTGCTGCTGCCGCCCGCGCAGAACCAGCGGTACATGGTCATCGGAGGCAAGGACTTCGCCAACGCGGACTCCGCGATCCGGCTGACCGACGTCATCGACCTGCGCAAGGCCAAGCCGCGCTACGCGGCGGGCCCGGATCTGCCGCACGGCACCATCTACTACGGCGACGGCACCGACGCGCCCGGCCGCAAGCAGACGGGCGCGCAGGGCAAGACCTATGTGTCCGCGGTGATCCTCCCCGACGGCAAGGTGCTGGAGACCGGCGGCTCCGAGCTGACCCGGTCCAACCACGTGCACGAGACCTCGATCCTCGACCCGGTGCCGTCGGTGTCGAAGATGAAGTGGAAGTCCGTCGCGGCCGACCCGGTGAGCCGCAGCTACCACGCCTCGGCCCTGCTGCTCCCGGACGGCCGGGTCCTGGCCGTCGGCAGCAACCCGTGGGACAACTCGTTCGACACCCGGATCTCCATCTACTCGCCGCCCTACCTTTACAAGGGCGGCGACGCACCCAAGATCACGTCCTACCAGAAGGGCCTGACCACGGGCGCGAAGACGACGGTCTCCAGCAGCAGCCCGATCACCAAGGCGGCGCTGATCCGGCCGATGGCGGTGACGCACTCGTCCGACCCGAACCAGCGGTCCGTCGACCTGCCGGTGAAGGCGCTCGGCGGCGGCAAGTACCGCCTGACGATCGACAAGCGCAAGACCATCGTGCCGCCCGGCTGGTACATGCTGTTCGTCCAGACCAAGTCCGGCAAGCCCTCCGAAGCCCGTTGGGTGCACATCAAGTGA